TGAGGGTTGGGTTGCGAGTTGCCTTGGCGTGGCTGTACATGTCCTTGGTGTGCATGCGCTTTGCACAAGTGTGTGCATTGTCATCTTGCGCACGGGCGGGGGCACAGACTGTGTGTGCTGCCTGGCACGAGCAGGTGTATTCTGCTCGGTGTGCACAGAGTGATGCTGGCCAAAATCCAGGCCATtgtcactctgtgtgtgtgtgtgtgtgtgtgtgtgtgtgtgtgtgtgcgcacgcacgcaccattgtctctgcctccccccccagaaGTGCTCCTTGCTCTGATAGGGGCAGGCAGGAAGAGGGTGGGGCCTGTGGCAGGCGGGTCCCATGCGGGGGTGGTACTCTGACCCCCCGCCAACCTGCATCCACGGGCTTCACATGCCCTTCCCACGAaagccaggcatccaggctccccctgccagAGAACCCCGGTGTCTGGGCGCTGCGCGTCCTCACCCGACGCCTGCCCTTGGCTCCGCAGTGTGGACCAACGTGGAGCCGCGCTCTGTGGCTGTGTTCCCGTGGCACTCACTTGTGCCCTTCCTGGCGCCGAGCCAGCCTgactgctctgtgcagcccaccGAGGGACAGCAGCCTGTTGgccaccctgccaccactgcccacaacAAAGGTGAGAGGCCCCAGGGCctgcaaaaatagcagccacgTACCCGTGGTGTTGggggaggagccaggggcagggagtggcccTTTTGGGTTTGGTGGGATGCACAAAAATGGCTTCCCTGGGTTTTGGTGGGACCCACAAAAatgggggagggaagcggggCTGGCACTTTCCGCCATCCACCGGTGTGGCATATCCCCACCCAGAACCCCCGGAGTCGGCGGCCGTGGCCCCTGACCTCTCGGGGGCGCTGGGGGCGGAGCCAGGGCGGCTTGGGGCATCGTGCTCGGACggccctgcccccgctgccccccaggCCCATGCGGGTGCTGCCCCCACACACGAGGATGAGGCCCCGGGGCCCCTGCGCCTGGACAGCGAGACAGAGAGCGACCATGACGACGCgtgagtgcagggccagggtctcagggaggagggggggtgtATTTGGGACACGCTCacactctgcccccccccaggttCCTGTCTACTGTGTCCCCTGagatgcagctgccactggcGCCGGGGAAGCGTCGGACGCAGTCACTGAGTGCCCTGCCCAAGGACCGTGACTCGGACAAGGATGGGCGCAGCCCCAACAAGGTGAGgaactcccctgcccccccccgccccccccccccccccggggccccTGCAATGGACCACCCTGGAGCAATGCCCCCATGTGCAAGTACTGACCTGCTCTGGAATGGAATGGTCCAGAGACACAAGCTACCCTGCTTTCCTTTGGAATGGGACAGTCTAGTAGagccagcaccctgccccccctccgGAATGGAGCACACTGGAGGCTCCCCCTACACTGCCCCCCTGCAATGGACTGCTCCAGAGAAACAAGCCTCCCCCCTCTCCAATGGGCCGCTCCTAGggaaacccctgcccccccccatggaaCACTCCAAGACCTCAtgtcaccacccccccccccagtttcccCCAGTGGAAGTCCTTGAGAAAGTTTGAGGGCATGCTgtactcccctgccccccccccagtcccacatGGCATGTTCCATGTTCCCCTCTAGAACTAGGAGATTccatggcaggggagggcagttattttgggcggagggccacttactgagttttggcaagccatcaagggccacgtgacaggcagccaggggcagataaatattaattttctaaattttttaggggccctaagggccggatagaatggcctgacgggccagattcagcccgcgggccgcattttgcccacccctattccATGGGCTATTCCCCTTTCTCCCCTACGTGGTATAGTCCATAGGAATTGGCGCTCCCCTCCCTTTCACCCCAACCTGGTATGTTCCAagggggtctgtgcaccccccCACTTTGCTCACAAGTGGTACACCCCATGCAGGTGCATCCACCCACCACAAGGACCCCCATCCTCTGCACAGCATGAGGGGTCCCCATCATCTCTGCATGGCATGTACCAGGAGTTCCCCGGGATCCCCGTGCCCTCCTCACAGCCCGTTCCATGAGGCCCCCAAGGGTccccagccacaggggaaggagtggggcacagCTCATTTGCATACTGATGTTGCCCCTCTGCGCGGCAGCGGGAGAAAGACCACATCCGGCGGCCCATGAATGCCTTCATGATCTTCAGCAAGCGGCACCGGGCGCTGGTGCACCAACGGCACCCCAACCAGGACAACCGCACTGTCAGCAAGATCCTGGGCGAGTGGTGGTACGCGCTGGGCCCCAAGGAGAAGCAGAAATACCATGACCTCGCCTTCCAGGTgccgcagggcagggggtggcacgGCGTGGtgcgggggcagggctggggggcaccctGGCCTGACCCTACCCCCCGGTGCCATGCGACCATGCAGGTCAAAGAGGCACACTTCAAGGCACACCCCGACTGGAAGTGGTGCAACAAGGATCGCAAGAAGTCGAGCTCGGAGGCCAAGgcgccggggccagggccagggcctgggggggggccCAAGGAGCCGCGGGAGCGCAGCATGTCGGAgacggcagctgctgcaggtgagccctccccaccccggggTGCCCCCTACCCGCCCATGCCCGCTcattctctgctctgctctccacAGCCTCGGCAGAGCTGCCGGATACCAAAACGGGGGCAGGAGTTGGGGCTGCGCTGCCCCTGGCGCCGGCAGGGGGTGCCAGCGCGCAGCACCCACGACCCCGTGCCTTCTCACACAGTGGGGTGCACGGCCTAGACACGGGGCCCCGTGATGCCCAGGCGCTGCAGGACCTCACCCAGGTACCAGGGCGGGCCCCAGGGGCGGGTCATGGCGTGGCCACCCCTGCTCATGCTGCCCCATCCCCGCTGCAGATGTGCACGGGGCAGGCACCCTATGGCACAGCGGCCAGCAAGGGACCCTTCGGGGGGTTTGCAGCACCCCCGGGTGAGGCGGCGCGGCCCCCGCTGCTGCCCCCGCCAGCCCGTGGCCCCCGAGCCCCCCGCCCAGCCAGCGAAGAGATGACCAGCGATGAGGAGCGCATGGTGATCTGCGAAGAGGAGGGTGATGATGATGTCATCGGTGaggcccccccccttcccccccccaacctctgcacCCCCCGAGCTGCCCGCTCAGGGACGTCACCACCCCCCTTGTCCCCCGCAGCAGATGACGGGTTCAGCCTGGCCGACATCGACCTCAAATGCAAGGAGCGGGTGACGGACAGTGAGAGTGATGCATCCTCGGGCGATGAGCCTGACACCAAGGTGGGGCCACGCCACGCtgggtcgggggtggggggcatgccgGCGGGGTGGTGCCCTGCACGGCACTGACCCCCATCTCCCCCGCAGGGCTTCGCCCGGAAGCTCTTCTCGCCTGTCATCCGGTCGCCGTCGCTGCCGGGCGCCTTCGCCCCCTGccggccccctccctccctggagcctgaGACCCCCGACCCCCAGACTCCCGCCAAAGCCTTTGgtgccccccctgccactgccctgccacccacttcctcacctgccacagcaCCCTTTCCTAGCCCGTTCAAGGCGCAGGAGGGGCGGGCAGGTGCCCGGCCCCTCGCACTGCCCCCAGCCAAGCGTCCTGAGGCCCGCTTTgagccagcacctgcccccccgTACCGTCGACGCAGCGCAGGGGGCCCTGAGGCGGCCCCCCCCTCGGTGCTGGCGCCGGGCGCCGGGGGGGTGCTGCAGGCGCTGGTGCTGCCCGAGGGGGGGGCACGCTATGGGGGGAGTGCCCGGGCAGCCTCCACTGTGGTGACCAATGTTGTGCGGCCCGTGAGCAGCACCCCAGTGCCCATCGCCAGCAAGCcgccctgcagccctgagcccccCAATCCCCCGCTGGCCCTGCTGGGCCCGGGACCCCCCAAAGCGGAGGCGGCGGTGCTGGGCCGTGCTGGGCTGCTCGGCACTGACAAGAAGCCCCAAGGGTCCATGGGCAaggcctctccagctgctggcactgtGGTCACCAGCCTGCTGGTGGGTGCAACCGGCTACGGGCAGCCTGGGGGGGCAGCGGCAGGCCCAGCTGGGGGGGCCTCAGTGGCCGTGCTGCCCAGCGCGGCCCTGGCACAGCCACCTGCTGTGCAGTTCATCACACAGGGCCCAGCAGGCACGGCAGGGCCCAATGGGGCTGTGCCGCTGGGCATCCTGCAGCCACCGAGCAAGGCGGGCAGCATCACTCAAGTACAGTACATCCTGCCCACACTGCCACAGCCCCTGCAGGTGGCTGGGCCAGGCAAGGGGCCGGGGGCCGGGCCAGGCGCCCCCAGCATCCACTTCGCCCTGCCGCCTGCCAACGGCAAGGTCCTGGCCgcacctgctggtgcccccccagggctgcccctgctgcagcccgcGCCTGGTGTGCCCAGCAGCACCGTTACTGTTGTCTCCACTGCCCCCAAAGGTAAGGGGCCCCAATCCAGGGGTGGGGATTCGGTGGTGGGGGGTGTGCTGCTCACCCCCACCCGCTGTCACTGTCTCCACAGCCCAGGCGGCGTCGCCAGTGCAAGCACCGGGCACAGGTGCCGCAGCCCACCTGGTGCAGGGCAAGGTGCTGGTGCCCATGGCGGCCCCCCAGGTGACAGTGCGGCCCAGCAGCACTgccggccccctgccccaggtggccccacccttccccGTTCCTGTGCAGAACGGTGCCCAGACCACCAGCAAGGTCAGTGCGCCAGCCCTGGGCACCTGCATCCTGCGCATGTGTGGGGTGCGCATGTGTTGCATCCTtcgtgtgtgtgtggtgcatgtgtgcacgtgtacCCCGGGCACCTGGGTACTGTGTGTATACgtgaatgtgtgtgtacatgtgtgcatgtgttccaGATGCCTTGGTGCTACCCATGCACGTGTGCcatggatgcctgggttctgggtgcgtgtgtgtgcaggTTCTGGATGTCTCCATTCCATGTGTGTGCAAGATACCAGTCATATGTGTGtatgtcctggatgcctgggtcttgtgtgtatgcatgcatatatgtgggtgtgtgtttgCGTGCATGTATGTACCATACACATTTGTGTGTGTCAGACTCCAGATTGTGTGTGCACGTTCCTGGTGcctgggttctgtatgtgtgcaaGATGTCTTGGTCTTGTGTGTGCGCATGGGATATTTGTGTCCTGCATGTGTATGCCTGGGGCTGTATCCCAGATGCTTGTGTTCCCCATGTGTCACGTCTGCCTGTCCTGGACAGCTGGGTCCCGCATGCCTGCGCCTCACACCCTCTTCTCACCCCTGCAGATCATCCAGCTGACGCCGGTGCCTGTGGTGCAGCCCCCGGCTGCAGTGCCCAGCAGTGCCACACTGGTGCCCCCGCTCAGCCCTGCGGCAGTGGTGGGGGCGCCCAGCCAGCCTCAGAAGGTCTTGCTGCCCTCCTCTACCAGGTAGGACTGCCGGGCCTGGGAGGGCAGTCGGGCTGGGGATGCTGGGCTCAACCTCTGACCGCcctgtcttccccacctccccccccacaggaTCACCTACGTGCAGTcagcacccacacaccccctgcccctggctagCTCGGCCTcaccagcccagcctagccctgtgcctgcccccgcCTACGTGCAGGCACCTGTGGGGGCCACCCCCATGGCGCTGGGCTTTACCGCCATCGGGCCTAACGGCCAGGCCATCGTCCAGCCCCTATTGTCCGGTaaggcctgggcagggggtgggggggatggtgcggggcaggcagcagcatctAACTGCGCGTCTCCTCTGCAGgccagagctccctgctggcaccGGGGCAGGTGGGGACACCGGCACTGCCCGGCCCGGCActgtccccagcctccagtgGGCAGGTGATCACGGCCATCTACCCTGGCCCCGCACCACCgcctgcacctgggctggtcTACAGTGTGGCCAGCTCCACGCCTGCTGCCCCCACCGCCATCCtgcccaagggggtgggcagcatGGCCGCTGGGCAGGGCCCCATCGCCCCCGGGCACACTGGTATGTGGAGGAGAGGTGGGGCAATGCAAAGGAGGGATGTAGAATGGGGTGGGGCATGCAAGTGATAGTGGGGCtttaaggggcagggctaggcaAATGTAAGGCACTACAGTGCTTTTGGCAGCCCCACCCACCTCATTTGCATAGTGCTGTAGTTAGACAGAGCCAAAAGCCTGGGACAGGAGTTCAGACTAGTAGGTCCagagtgggcagagccagggactgTGGATGGGGCTGACTGCgcctccccctgcagggcccctgggctTCCCACCTGCACCGGCCCGGCCCCCGCGGCCCCTGTCGAAGCCCCCCCAGAAGGTGAAGGCCGCCATCGCCAGCATCCCTGTGGGCTCCTACGAGTCGGCCCCCTCGCCTGGCACCGCCCGCACCCACCCAGGGACGCCGCAGCCGCCCGAGCCTGGGGGCGCACCCCGACACCACCATGACCCCTCACCGCCCACTCCCTCACCGCCCCCCCGGGGCACTGAGGCCGGCCCCGGCCCTGAGCCAGAGCGTGAGGCCTGGGATGGgggtgccccccctccctcctcctcacccatgcccccccagcacccATCGCCCGAGACGCTGGACGCCGAGGGCTGGAGCCAGCGGGACCCTGCACCAGGGCCCTGCGAGGACAGGCTGGCGCCGGCAGCCCCCTCACCTGCCAAAGGCCCTGAGACGGtgagtgctcccccaccccaccccaatttCCCTCCTTCTGACCCCTGTCAGCTGAGctctgccccccactctcccGCAGGCTGCCAAGTTCCCTGCATCCCCCGACTGGCGCATCCCAGCGCCCGAGAGCCGCCCCGATGCCCCGGCTCCCCCTGCCGGCCCCTCGGCTTCAGCCTCCTCGGCCACCGCCAGCCCTGGGTCTGGCGAGGGGCCCCGGGGAACTGCACCGGCCCCCACGCCACCCACTGCCGAGGGCCTGGAGCGCAAGGAGGGCAGCGCCAAGAAGGCCAAGGTGCGACCGCCCCCCCTGAAGAAAACCTTTGACTCTGTGGACAAGTGAGTgatctcggggtgggggggggtcttgtcatgggacccaggtgtctgggagggCCTCCCTgtgacccctccctcccccgcactGCCGCCCCCCAGCAGGGTCCTGTCGGAGGTGGACTTTGAGGAGCGGTTCGCAGAGCTGCCCGAGTTCAAGCCTGAGGAGGTGCTGCCCTCGCCCACGTTGCAGTCGCTCGCCACCTCACCCCGTGCCATCCTGGGGAGCTACCGCAAGAAACGCAAGAACTCCACCGGTCAGTGGGGGCACGGCCGGTGGAGTGGGGGCACCCTGGGGGGGGCCAGCGGGCACCTCTgacccccctcactgctgccccccagacCTAGACTCATCCACCGAGGACCCCATCTCGCCCAAGCGGAAGATGCGGCGCCGCTCAAGCTGCAGTTCGGAGCCCAACACGCCCAAGAGCGCCAAGTGCGAGGGGGACATCTTCACTTTCGAGAAGACAggtgaggtggggctgggctgggtgtgggTGGAGCAGGGGCGCAGGGTGGGGCTGACACGTGCCGGTGCTGCGCAGGCTCGGAGGCGGACGATGTGCTGGGTGAGCTGGAGTATGAGAAGGTGCCGTACTCGTCGCTGCGCCGCACCCTGGACCAGCGCCGCGCACTCGTCATGCAGCTCTTCCAGGACCACGGCTTCTTCCCCTCAGGTCTGTGCCTGGGGTGGTCGGGGTGGGGAGGCTTTCCACAGGGTGCAGCGCAGGGACTCCTCGCGCCCTGCCGGCCCAGCTTCCTCTTtcccacttcctgtcccaaatgGCTGGGCGGCACGGCGGGAACTTCCTGGCTCAcctaccccagagccagctgcccccTGGGGTGTGATACCTGCACCAATGCtcaccccagagcctgctgcACCCCAGGCCTGTGACACCCAGTTAATGTGTTGGCACCCGCCAGGGTGATCCTTAGGGGCCGAGCCCCAACATGCCGGCCCTCCCTGCAGCCGTGCTGACACCCATCTCATCCTTCCACAGCCCAGGCCACAGCCGCCTTCCAAGCCCGCTATGCTGACATCTTCCCCACCAAGGTGTGCCTGCAGCTGAAGATCCGTGAGGTGCGCCAGAAGATCATGCAGGCGGCCACGCCGGCTGAGCAGGCCCCCTCCACGCTCGAGCCAGGTGGCCCtgtggccccagcaggcagcagcactggtggcCCCGAGGGGcagcccccagagccagccgcggGCCAGGACTCGGGCCCTGGGGCGGATGGGCCGAGCGGGGCTGCCTGGGACAGCACGCAGCCCTCACCACCaggaggtgccagcagcagcagcagcagatgaagAACCCCATGTGGGCCGGCTGGTCATAAACCACTGTGGGAGCTTCGCCCCTACgccaccccccccgccctgccactGGGGGCCAAGacttgcccctgcacctgccctccACGGACGCAGGTGGCACTGCTGCACCCACCATTCCAGGATGcaggccccgcccctgctgccatggagaCCGTGGGGAGGGCGGGGCCAGGCATGGGGGCCACGGACACCTGTAAAGTGACCGACTCTTTTCATAACGTTAAATATTTTGAGACCTGACGTACTCGTTGCCTCTGTGTCGCCCATCCCTGCCACGGGAGGAGGCAGGGCTCGGCTGCCTTGGCCAGTCGGCACCCGTGCTCCAGCTACAGGATGGGCTCGGCTTTCGTGGCCACTCTGACTGCCGTGGCTGCACCCCGTGGGTGGAGGGCTCCAGCGTGGCCCCCCatggggtgctgcaggcagcccctTTTGGGGGgtgccccctccccgccgccgGCACATGTGGATCATGGGGGTCTCCACCCCTGCCTCGCTATTAAAGCTCTTGAACAAGCCGCCGGCCACTGCGTGTGTGTCTGCTCCCGCCATGGCCCCTGCCTGTGGGGACTCCACCTCGCAGTTGCTGCATGGGTCCTGCAGCTGCCtagctgggggcaggagctgcccggCAATGGCCCTCGGGGCACTGGCCTGGGGGTCCCTGTATAGAGAAACAGTTCAGCTCCCCCGCCTTGCAATGGTTGGACCCGTCCCCTCCACTCcctctggagggctgggggatACCATTCCCGCGGGAGGAGGGGGCCTACTGCAGAGGTGGAGAAAGGAGGTAGTGGTCAGTTTCCCAACCACCCGCCCCCCCACGGGGGCTACCAAGCAGTTTCTTGTAGCTGCCCGCCCCTGTGTCCTGGCTGGGGTCGTGCCCAGGAGCAACGCGAGAGAGAAATTCTGCTCCTACCCAGCAGGGACAGTGGTTTGGTCCACCGGGTAAGAACAGAGTTAAGTTGCCCCCCCCTCCCGGGGCAGAATGGTCGCGTCCACAGTGCGCGCGGGCGGTTCCACTGCCccgagagggggagggggggcgctgTAGCTAGACCGCGACGCGTGGAGATGATGCGAGCCGCAGCACCCTGTCGTGCTGTTCTGTGCCCCTCCcgctgctgtgctggggctgttCCGGGcattgctcccccacccccagttcagcggggctcttccctccaccctgcctccagctgctgctggctcttccctcCACCTCGCTCCGCCCCTCCTCCCGCTCCAGCTGCTACTGGCTGTTCTCTTTACCCGCCGCCCCCGTGCTGGCGCTGGCTGGTCCCTTCATACCCCCCCATCCCTGTTCTGGCTGTTCCcttcaccgcccccccccccaccgttgGTGCTGGCTGGTCCCTTTATCCTGCCCCCCCTCCGCTAGTGCTGCCTGTtcctttcacccccccccccccagcagctgctttaGCAAGGGGCCTGGTCCCAGGACCCTCTGAGAGGGTGGACGACTGCCCCAGAGGGCAGGCCTGTCCCGTTTCCTGTGCACTTCCTGTCCCCCCCCCTTGTTCCCCTTAACCAGCTCAGTCCTGCCCCCCAGAGCAGCTGCGTCTTGGGTGTCTTTGGCAAGCCGGCCCCACAGCTCCTGGGTTCCCAGTGCCCAGTGTCCCCGTGGGATCGGCCTGACCGGGACACCCCGAAACCCAGGAACAGCTGGAATAATGAGGCACAGGCCGGCCCCGCCTGCCCCTCAGCGCCGTCCTCGGGCTCAGCCTGTCCAGCGGAAAGCGCACGAGGTCCGGGGACACGGGGGACGCTTTATCCGCAGAGGCTGGGTTATGAGTACCTGGTGCAGTGCAGCCATCGTGCTCCTCGCGGCCGTTGCCTCTGCCGTGGCGCTGGGCTCTCCTGGGAGGTCGTTCAGGGCGAGGTGGAAGGGCTAATCGAGTCCCACAGCTGGGGCCACCTTGCCCCCCTGCAGTAccggccaggccaggctgcgTGGGAAGCGCATGACCCTCCCAGGGCTCCGCCGCACAGCTCGGTCCTCATgttggggggcttcccctcatGGGCCTGGGCCCCTCTTTGGGGGTCACTCTGTCCTGAGCCGACTGTGGCCCTGGTGCTCTGCACATAGCCCgcaaggtggtggggaggggccgaATGCTTCTAGACCCTTCCCTTGGCCCTCTTGTCCCTTTGGGGATTACGGGCCTGCTCTTGCCCCCTCATTTCCTCCCCAGGGGTGTGTCTGCACCAAAATGCCCCCCTCACTCTTTGCACCCCATCTCCCACAGGTTGCAGCCACTGCAGGGAGCTATCTCCCCCCTCGGGCTCCTTCCTGCCCCCGCAGCTCAGAGGCACTCAGTTGCCACCCCTCTAGGGTATGGGGTTGCCCCACAGGCAGAAGCCATGCTGGACGCAGGCGGTGGCATCAGCCATACTTTCCTTCCTTGCTGATCACACCCTGTCCCATCCTGCACAGCCAGGGAAGGCAGGGGATGGACCTGCAATGACTTCACTCAGGACGGGCACCATGTCCAAACCAGACTTTATTGTCGTAGCCTGCCTGTAGACAACATGGGACAATTAAAAACCAATTAAACGCACCCCTGGCTTCTTCCAAACCAGCTGCCAGCACAAGCAGGGGAAGGCTCTGTGCAGTATGGCCCTAGCTGGGCATGGAGATGGAGCCCAGCTGGTGGAGGTCGAGCGAGACGGAGGGAGGAGTGCTGGGCGCAGGGTGGTGTAGGTCCTGGTGGCCAGGCACCGCACTGGCAGGATCTAAGGGGAACGAGCGCACAGGCTGTCATCATGTCCCCGCAATGCCCACTGTACATTCTCTATGCCCCATCCCGCCTGGGCACCACACAGCttgccaggctgggtgggggtatGCCCACAAGGCTTGGGACAGGGGTATGGTGGTGGGGTGGGCTCCATGGtacctgctgctcctgggctccctggtgccttgctgctgctctcGCCTGGTGCCGggttgctgctgccctgctgtgacGTGGGTCCTGGGGGGGGTGCGGGGTCTGTGGGGGGCAGCTGAGCCGTGCCATAAGGCGCGGGGCTGAGCATGGG
This sequence is a window from Alligator mississippiensis isolate rAllMis1 chromosome 15, rAllMis1, whole genome shotgun sequence. Protein-coding genes within it:
- the CIC gene encoding protein capicua homolog isoform X3 translates to MKPAARKAASSSPASSTGSGSHSPPSTRAKAQRRRPAEGGPRLEEEEEGGGSEDAPDQPPVFPGARCTMEPTLGPPVEAPEAEGAPGPDGEPSPNRKTAAFKARTPRRKAVGPGEDWSGSEGSAAPPEDEPGGRCPSSSTDTASEHSADEEAKAGPVAQPWGPTPQPAPYDLHQLRSQRVLARRDGLFQPAVVKQIRRGQDLGVQFGGDRAVTYYEGALSAGAPDVVLDATPPPGAVVVGTPVCACVDPGETAYREGTVVEVSIKPASYKVRFGLSPGPSPSPRRDSAWVPRSGLRLLRPPWARAEPEKPAGEVEDEAPGPEAKQPEDAEVSKISAGAGEPPAPILRPLSPPKSPGLPRLPEAPSPPSGAEAGGSRSSSGLSGEKGAAPGPPGPGPGRRTPLTAAQQKYKKGDVVCTPNGIRKKFNGKQWRRLCSREGCMKESQRRGYCSRHLSMRTKELEGLEGSGRGSGLREGSAEFDWDDTSRDSEASSARGDSRPRLAPTDLSRFELDECEAAVMLVSLGSSRSGTPSFSPGSNQSPFSPAPSPSPSPLFGLRPASFSPITASPVIQRAAARSRHVSASTPKGTVLSPELLPPGARERHPSGLLPSFQTSLTFTVPVSPGKRRPEPPAPGAEPHKPEGAGGPEESSTGGFRVVSPAAPGAFGRSRQASPLLLQTEPHPAVRRVPAVQRDSPVIVRNPDVPLPSPFAEKLPERPGSPRRGPPGPHDAPKAPLQAPVPINAGRGLPACPPSGAPPAPEPPVPVFGVSSPFQPVAFHPSPAALLPVIVPGDYVGPPAPRKDIIMGRPGTVWTNVEPRSVAVFPWHSLVPFLAPSQPDCSVQPTEGQQPVGHPATTAHNKEPPESAAVAPDLSGALGAEPGRLGASCSDGPAPAAPQAHAGAAPTHEDEAPGPLRLDSETESDHDDAFLSTVSPEMQLPLAPGKRRTQSLSALPKDRDSDKDGRSPNKREKDHIRRPMNAFMIFSKRHRALVHQRHPNQDNRTVSKILGEWWYALGPKEKQKYHDLAFQVKEAHFKAHPDWKWCNKDRKKSSSEAKAPGPGPGPGGGPKEPRERSMSETAAAAASAELPDTKTGAGVGAALPLAPAGGASAQHPRPRAFSHSGVHGLDTGPRDAQALQDLTQVPGRAPGAGHGVATPAHAAPSPLQMCTGQAPYGTAASKGPFGGFAAPPGEAARPPLLPPPARGPRAPRPASEEMTSDEERMVICEEEGDDDVIDDGFSLADIDLKCKERVTDSESDASSGDEPDTKGFARKLFSPVIRSPSLPGAFAPCRPPPSLEPETPDPQTPAKAFGAPPATALPPTSSPATAPFPSPFKAQEGRAGARPLALPPAKRPEARFEPAPAPPYRRRSAGGPEAAPPSVLAPGAGGVLQALVLPEGGARYGGSARAASTVVTNVVRPVSSTPVPIASKPPCSPEPPNPPLALLGPGPPKAEAAVLGRAGLLGTDKKPQGSMGKASPAAGTVVTSLLVGATGYGQPGGAAAGPAGGASVAVLPSAALAQPPAVQFITQGPAGTAGPNGAVPLGILQPPSKAGSITQVQYILPTLPQPLQVAGPGKGPGAGPGAPSIHFALPPANGKVLAAPAGAPPGLPLLQPAPGVPSSTVTVVSTAPKAQAASPVQAPGTGAAAHLVQGKVLVPMAAPQVTVRPSSTAGPLPQVAPPFPVPVQNGAQTTSKIIQLTPVPVVQPPAAVPSSATLVPPLSPAAVVGAPSQPQKVLLPSSTRITYVQSAPTHPLPLASSASPAQPSPVPAPAYVQAPVGATPMALGFTAIGPNGQAIVQPLLSGQSSLLAPGQVGTPALPGPALSPASSGQVITAIYPGPAPPPAPGLVYSVASSTPAAPTAILPKGVGSMAAGQGPIAPGHTGPLGFPPAPARPPRPLSKPPQKVKAAIASIPVGSYESAPSPGTARTHPGTPQPPEPGGAPRHHHDPSPPTPSPPPRGTEAGPGPEPEREAWDGGAPPPSSSPMPPQHPSPETLDAEGWSQRDPAPGPCEDRLAPAAPSPAKGPETAAKFPASPDWRIPAPESRPDAPAPPAGPSASASSATASPGSGEGPRGTAPAPTPPTAEGLERKEGSAKKAKVRPPPLKKTFDSVDNRVLSEVDFEERFAELPEFKPEEVLPSPTLQSLATSPRAILGSYRKKRKNSTDLDSSTEDPISPKRKMRRRSSCSSEPNTPKSAKCEGDIFTFEKTGSEADDVLGELEYEKVPYSSLRRTLDQRRALVMQLFQDHGFFPSAQATAAFQARYADIFPTKVCLQLKIREVRQKIMQAATPAEQAPSTLEPGGPVAPAGSSTGGPEGQPPEPAAGQDSGPGADGPSGAAWDSTQPSPPGGASSSSSR